GGCCGCCATAATCCCAATCGGACCTGCACCTGTAATAAGCACATCCTCTCCAACCAAATCAAATGACAAAGCGGTGTGAACAGCATTACCGAATGGGTCAAATATTGATGCTAGATCATCTGAAATACTGTGTGGAATTTTAAATGCGTTGAACGCAGGTATAACAAGAAACTCAGAGAATGCGCCCGTACGATTCACACCAACACCAACTGTATTTCTACAAAGATGGGTTCGCCCACCTCGACAATTTCGGCAATGACCGCAGGTAATATGCCCTTCACCAGACACTCGGTCACCTAGTTCGAAACCACGTACTTCTTGCCCAATACCGACGACCTCACCCACGTATTCATGACCTACAACCATCGGAACAGGAATAGTACTTTGTGACCAGTCATCCCAGTTGTAGATATGTATGTCTGTTCCGCAGATGGCGGTTTTCTTAATTCGGATCAACAGGTCATTGTGACCCAGTTCTGGCTTATCAACCTCTGTAAGCCAGATACCTTCTTCAGGTTTTAATTTTGCTAATGCTTTAATTTTCATACTCAATACTCTCGAAACACGCTAAGTCTTAACCCGAAGGTTATATGATCGCCATCTCTTTACCCACTTGGATAAAGGCATCAATCGCTCTATCCAACTCTTCGCGAGTATGTGCCGCAGACATCTGGGTACGAATACGCGCTTGCCCTTTTGGTACAACAGGGAATGAAAATCCCACCACGTAAATACCTTTTTCTAATGCACGTTCAGCAAATTCAGCGGCAACTTTTGCATCGCCTAGCATGATAGGAATAATTGCGTGGTCAGCCCCACCCATAGTGAAACCAGCTTCTTCCATACGAGCACGGAAATGGGCCGAATTTTCCCATAAACGATCACGTAATTCGCCACTTTCTTCCAATAACGTAAGCACTCGAATAGATGCTGAGACAATAGCGGGCGCTACAGAGTTTGAGAATAAATAAGGACGAGAGCGTTGACGTAACCAATCAACCACTTCTTTTTTACCCGAAGTATAACCACCAGAAGCACCGCCCATGGCTTTACCTAACGTACCTGTAATAA
The DNA window shown above is from Vibrio algarum and carries:
- the tdh gene encoding L-threonine 3-dehydrogenase — encoded protein: MKIKALAKLKPEEGIWLTEVDKPELGHNDLLIRIKKTAICGTDIHIYNWDDWSQSTIPVPMVVGHEYVGEVVGIGQEVRGFELGDRVSGEGHITCGHCRNCRGGRTHLCRNTVGVGVNRTGAFSEFLVIPAFNAFKIPHSISDDLASIFDPFGNAVHTALSFDLVGEDVLITGAGPIGIMAAAVAKHVGARHIVITDVNEYRLELAEKMGVTRAVNVAKQNLEEVMAELEMTEGFDVGLEMSGNPSAFNSMLHAMNHGGRIALLGIPPKDMGIDWNQVIFKGMVIKGIYGREMFETWYKMASLIQSGLDLTPIITHHYKIDDFQKGFDTMRSGLSGKVILDWE